The nucleotide sequence CTACCCCCCTAGACTTCACAAATGATTGATGCCAAAGTAAAGCTATATCTTCCAAATGAACTATTACAAACTTTACCTTAAGATTTTCAGGAGTAGCATCAATATCAAAGAAGTGTTCTACCCGGCACAACCATCCTTCAATATTATCACCATTGAATTTTGGAAATTCCATTTTTGTAAGTCTATTGTTGCTGTTATGATAAGGACCAACAAGCTGCTGACCTTGTGGTGCCAGATGACCTTGATTGTTGCTCAAAGCTTGAATACTCCGAATGATTTCATTCATTTGATTTTCCATTTGAGTTTTCATGGATGCTATATTCTCAGCATTCTTAGTGGCCACAGATTCCAAACGAAGTAAAGTGGTATCATGCTCCTGTATCTTTTGTTCCATTGTTTGACTTCGCGTGGACATCTTCACTGATTGATTTAGAAATTAATCGAACAAAGATTAATTTCGGAATTGTAGATTAATTTCGAAATTGAAAGAACGGATAGAAATCAATCGAACAAAGATCGATTTCAAGGTTTTTAAATTGAAATTTTGACAGAAATTGATCGAACAATGATCAATTTCGAGATTGAAATGAAGCGATTGTTTAATTGTGTTGATTCAATTCGAATTGATATACAGAATCACCGAGAATcggtagctctgataccaatttgttagCTACAAATTGAGAAGAACACAAGAGAGAGAGAAATTGTTCAATTCACAGCTACCTTCTCATTAACCAACCTGGTAGTTATAGTAACTAACAACTAACTCCTAATCATTGTTATTACAATATTACAACTAACCCCCTGACTAACACATTATTACAGTCTAACCCCCCATATTACATTCACTATCTAACAAAGGATTtggtttatatattatattctgaATCTTTCGGAAAAAATTGAACCGGACTACCGGATTTTGGGCTATTCGACTTTGTATatattacaaaaatatttattgaTTAAAGTTGGGTTATACACATGATTTAGTTTAATactacaatatatatataattggtCTTATAAGTTTGAACTGTTGAAGCATTATtactagggctgttcacgagtCGAACCAAAATGATCGGACCTTTGGTCGTGTTTGGTCCGTTTACAAATCGAACCAAACCAGGCATTTATTCAATATAGCCAAAGTCGAACGAGCGTCTTTCGATCCAATCATTTTTCGATAAAAGGGATATATATAGCAAGCAAGCAAGAGAGGTTAGAATGTTGTGACTTTTTGAGGagcttataacttttcaaacacttttattgattttacatcaataagctaagccaaacactttttaaaaaaacaacttattgacttactAGATTTTTCCACTAGTCCAaacactttaaaaaaaaaaacataaatcaaTAAGTGATTTTCACAAAATGTCCTTTTTAAtttaaataagcttagccaaacattcTCTAAAGATttgttagaccatgtgtagtggttaagaaaaataatgcccccaccatggggcattatccgacacgtggcagtccagtcagcatgagacgttattgcaaaagtggtgtagtgggaataatgcccaaataatgccccttccaatcattaaaaaaaaagCAACCTAAATGTCATTGGCTAGTCAAACATGGGAATAATGCCCATTGGCTACATGCAGCGTTATGAAGAAAACGCCAAACtcaattttctgaaattttttttaaaaataacgcCTAGTATAATGGAAGGGGGGGCGTTTTGGGacgttttttttcaattttttaaaaatcacgccccactacgggtggtcttaaaAGGAATATATGTAGCAAGCAAGAGAGGGTCATTAAAAAGGGTGCTAATTTCATGGCGTTCGGTGATGGCCAAGTGTGGTAAAGAAGGAAAGAGACACCTATGCCTGAAGAAAAGGGACCAAACATGTTAGAATAAAAAGTTGAGGGGTGAAAGCTGTACCTGAAGAAAAGGGACCATACCTTCCCTTGTTTTTTCACCTTCGTCTCTTTTCCTTTGTCACTCTCCGATCACCTCACCGGCGATCCTCCACCCCACCGCTGCCTCAACACGCCACCGTTCCTCTACATCGGCCAACTGTCTATTATAATCAGGTTTCAATCCCTTTTCACTCTCACCCGCGTGTTAGGGCTATAAACCacctgattattattattattattcaacttATTCATTTTTTAGGGTTTACTCTCGATTTCCTTAACCGATTTTATAAAATTACACATGTTTTTGGACTATCGGCCACACATTCCTTTGTATGATCTCCGATTTACTGGATTTGATTAACTAATAATGGTAGAATTGAAGTATAAATGTCTAATATTGGTTTTCTTTGTGTTTAGCTGCTATGTTGTTTGTTTATTGATGGCATGTTTCTGTTTTCACAAGCCCTAAATTCATATATGTCATCACACAGATCTTAAAAAGAAGGGGAATTCATGGCTCAAATTCCCAATTTACAGAATGGACCTATCAATTTCACTTCTGTAAGGTTAGGGAACATTTATTTGTTTCGTTTTATGTGAAAGTGTGTTTTTCTTCTCATTAGATTTTAATTTTAATGTTGGTTTGGTTTGAGTTACAGAGATCAGTCTCAGAAGGAGCTTTTGACAATCCTAAAAAACGTAAGCTTGACTTTACGCTTTTAAGTATATCATTATAAATTTATAATGCAAATTTCGTGTAATGTGAATCATTAAATTATATAAGTAACTGTTGAAATATGTACAGATTCGAGGGAAAAAGTGTTTAGTCATCGATCCGAAGCTAGGTGGTTCACTGTCATTAGTCGTCCAGACTTCACTTCTCAAGGCATgtcatttaattttttattttattcaacTTTTTGTTATGTTTTATGTGTAGTAAAATGACTCCTTAGGGTTGAGAGAATAGAAGAGGCATATAGTTCTTTAACGATTGATTAAAATTTAATAATCACCTAATATTTAGTCTTAAAGGTGGCGTAACTTGAGTTATCTATGTGGTAAGTCTGCCAAGGCTACATATTATAGATACTAACAAATAGTAACTTAGGGTGCCTCACAACACCATCGCATCACTTCAATCAAAGGTACCAAATCAGACACGTCGCTTTGACTTCCTGCTGAACCAATTCGTTTAAAAAAACCACCTCAAATTGACGGTTGTGTTAATGAGAATAAGTAACGAACCGACATGATTTAATACATATACGGCGTATCCGAATCACACCGCCCCTTCTCCTAATTTAATATTGTTATTTTCTAAAACACATGAATTAAATTTGCAATCCAATTTAACCGACGTACAGGGCCGTTTCTTTTCAAAGGAACACTTATAACACCTTTACAACGATTTAGTGAACAATGCAACGCTTCGGCTGTGGTTACCAATGCCCTATATATAACATCATTTGCATTGTAATATAATTCAAGTTTACACACATGATCAAAGCTTATACGAAATAAACAACGCCAACCGGCGCGAACTGCACTGCAACCCGAGAGAAAGAGGACGGCGGGAAAGATAGACAGAGTAAAGTTTGATGCGTAGATTACCACCGCGTTCTATATGAAGCAAGATCTCCACATAGATATCTCGCATAGGCGGAGAAGAGCGAGAAGTCGAGGAAGACAACGGCACTTCTTCGGCCAGGCGACACACCGCCTACTATAACACGTCATTGGTAAAGTTTCATGATGAGATGTAACGCGGTTCCTCTTCTCGGATTTTCAAGGCGGTCGAGTATGGCGACGATTTGGTCGGAAAGTTTTACTTGATTTAACCAGTCTGATTCTGAGTTGATCGTCTTCGTTTAGGCTAACCATGGTAAACTGGATGCGTGAGAGTTGTGGTATCACCTACCGTAACAACGTAGCGAATGGGACTGTGCCGGAAATCGACACGATAAGCTTAATTTTTTTGACAACGTTCTTTTAATCTGTTAGACATTTTGATGTTTATCtgattttatttatatttgttggGTTTAAAGATTATGTTTTATTAGACATTCTGATGTTGGCAAAAACGTTCTATGCTGGATGAATGGCCACCGTCGGGGATGGTGAGTTCAAATCATGATGttactggtttttttttttttttttttttactgacAACGGATGGTGAAGATTAATGAGAAAATTGATGCGTACTGTTGTGCAAATGGGATTTCTACATGGGTTTTTCCTTTTTTTCCTATTtggttgttttttatttattcttATACGTGTATTTTTAACGATATTCAATTACATTGTTAATGTATAAACTAacataataatactaataataataataataaagttaaataataattatctctAATCACCAATCAAACCTTCAATCAGGCctcttttattaaattttttgGGCGGTGAGAAAAGAAGTACGCCTATGATTGCCTACGTGACAATATTTTTTTCTAATGCAAAACCCCATACCACATAGCCAAGAAATTATCCATGCCATTTTATATTTATACTTCATTCCTATAGATCTTTTATCTACACTTCATTCCTATGGTTTTAatcaattcatcatcatcatactcggtatatcccaccaatagcaaagctaaggtagggtctgaggagggtaagatgtagacagccttacctctaccccgtagccccgtaggaatagaggggctgcttccagtgagacccccggctcggtagtagttttgcatcaagccttcgacataaggcacataacactcagcaattgggaCAAAAGCCGATTAGTTTTAATCAATTCATTCATTTAAATAGATATCAGCGTACACTTACCAATTTCCTTAATTATTTGATATTTTGTATAATCGTCTTTACCCACTGAATAGATTATTAACAATTGCGTGTTCACGTGGTAAACTGATTATCAACAATTGCGGATTTTCAACACGTGAATAGTGATTTGGTTTCCGCAATATACCGATTTCGTTCCTTGAACCTCTTATCTTTAGtatagctattattgtatgatCATTACTTTACAAACTATGATGTTTTGTATGGTATTTGAGCTAATCAAAGGTGAGTCTCATATTAAGCATTTCAATTCCAACTTAGACTAGAGGCTAATTGGTTTCAGCAAATGAGAAATTATAATCAACATCCCGCCGCAATGCGCGGGTTAACGCCTACTCGTTATGCACAAACAGGAACACGGGGCTGAGCTACATCATCTTAATTCAGATCCGATCGAGACTAACTGTACAAAAGTTGTCTACCTTGTACAAACTCAGCTTCATTTAATGAAATTTATCTCGTCTCATATTCATAACGACACATCCAAAGGGCTTCAAAGAGAGTATTTTCTCTATTTTGTTCCTCGCCGTGCTGTTGCCTGTGAAAAAGTAAGCTATTTTAGCATCTTAAAATATTTGTTGGTAAATGACTGTTTTATTAAATTTTCATATACGTTATAACTTTGCAGCTTCTCGAGGAGGAAAAAGTTCACAATTTACTAACTATTGGGGAGTTCCCGTTGTATTCTGTTCCACTGGACGAAGATATATTATCGTTTGAACTCGATTTGTCTTATAAAGTATGTGCCTTTAcattattttagaaaaaaaaatattgttaataTTTTAGGAAAGTGTAGCTCTAGTTTTGTGTCTCCATATTTGTTAATCTTGTgtttattatattatttaaacAGGAATGCGTTACGGATGGTGATACAACATCTCTTTGGCATATTGCCAAAGCCATCCACAAGCTTGAGGTTTAATATACTTGTTTAATCTTTTTTTTATGAACGGAACAAAGAATAAATTTATTAAATACGAAACGCTACTAGCAAGGGGCTAATTATTTTCTCtctttatataaatattatatagtTGCAATGATCATGTATTTTTCAGTTCTCGTTTGGTCTGATACCAAATGTAAGGGCAAAAGGGAAAGCATCTGTACGTGTTGCTGACATGCTTAACCGTATGCAAGCTGAAGAACCTGTCAATTCAACTGATGTAATTCTTCATTTTTAaatgagattttttttttaattttttttttaattttatttattttagtagtAATCACTATTGATGTTTATTCGTCACAGATGGGTGTCCCTGAGATAAATACGCTTATTATTCTGGACCGAGAGGTAGTTCATCTGATTTCTGGGATTACGGTTTACAACTAATTAATTAATTAGATGTTTCTTTGTTGAAAAGTGCGTTATTGTTGTTGCATTGCAGTTGGATATGGTTACTCCTATGTGTACTCAGTTGACATATGAAGGGCTTGTGGATGAGGTAATATATATGGATGTATATCTTTGTGTATGTGTGACATCAGACGTAACAAAATGACCCTCCAATAATGGTGCCATTTTTTTAACGTCATCTCTAATTGTGCAGCTTTTACACATCAATAACGGTGCTGTCGAAATAGATGCATCAATCATGGGTGCTAACCAACAAGACGGGAAGAAAATGAAGGTTCCTCTTAATTCAACGTATGTGTTTTTCTATACGTATGTTGTTACACACTTGTTGTACATATTTGTTAAATGTTTCCATTTGATTTCATTTTAGTGACAAGCTGTTCAGGGAGACCCGGGATCTTAACTTTGAAGTCGTTGTCCAGGTTGATCTATGAcaaccatttttttatttttcaaacgcAAAAACcgttatatataattatatttgcTTGTCTATAAGTTTTTAGAGATCCTCTCTTAGTTGCCATTTGCAGTATGTTTGCAGGTTCTTCGACAAAAAGCAACATCCATGAAACAGGACTACACAGAGATGACAACTACCGTAAgtccgttttttttttctttttgtataGAAATGGCTAAAATGTCATTTATGATCTCAGAATCAGACAGTCTCTGAGTTGAAGGATTTTGTCAAAAAGCTCAACTCACTGCCGGAAATGACTGTATGTGCCTTTTCCGACTTTCTTTTTACTCTtgtctatttattttttaatttaattaaatcttataatattttattttatttttagaggCACATAAATCTTGCTCAACACTTGTCCACACTTACTTCAAAACCTTCGTTTCTTGGGCGACTTGACATAGAACACACTATTGTGGAGGCTGAAAGCTACGATATGTAAGCATAAATAACATCTTATATCCGTTTCCAGTCATAATCTATATGTGTGTGGGCCCTcaggggcaaaagtgaaagtgcaagaattttaacgttattttacgaATTTCGTGAGcataacgttaaaagcgggggatggttaatcatgcatcatgtggtggcgttgatagccgaaagacaagcgGGTGCATGCGTTAATCGGCCTTTGTCCCTATtgccgagtgttatgtgccttatgtccaaggcttgatgcaaaactactatcgagccgggggtctcactggaagcagcctctctattcctacggggacctcaccttagctttgctattagtgggatttactgagtatgatgatgatccGTTTCTAGTCAcataaaaattacatttttttttaatattttatgttTTACAGATGCTTTGAACACATTGAAGAGATGATTCATAAACAGGAACCACTTGTTAGTGTTCTACGGCTTCTTATCTTACTTTCAGTTACCAATGCTGGCTTACCGAAAAGGCACTTTGACTATCTAAGGTCAAAATAACACAActtattatatgtattatttttcactttccatgtgtcaagacATAATTAATTAGTTGTTGGTATCTTGATTTAGGAGAGAGATTCTTCACAGCTATGGATTTGAACACATGTCCACTCTTAACAATTTGGAAAAAGCTGGGTTGGTCAAGAAGCAGGTTCTTCTATTTTTTCTTTGCTCCTGCTGGTTTAAATGAGCacactaaatattgtgagaactgtgagaacgaatgaaaaaactaCGAGAACTTAGTCaaaaacaattattattattcgaatacaatgttagaaattaaatttacacatttaaatttacgtgaattcgtaaataaagaataTTTACACGTGTAAAAAATCTAATACGagtgattttgagtggggaaatgaa is from Helianthus annuus cultivar XRQ/B chromosome 9, HanXRQr2.0-SUNRISE, whole genome shotgun sequence and encodes:
- the LOC110877803 gene encoding vacuolar protein-sorting-associated protein 33 homolog → MAQIPNLQNGPINFTSVRDQSQKELLTILKNIRGKKCLVIDPKLGGSLSLVVQTSLLKEHGAELHHLNSDPIETNCTKVVYLVQTQLHLMKFISSHIHNDTSKGLQREYFLYFVPRRAVACEKLLEEEKVHNLLTIGEFPLYSVPLDEDILSFELDLSYKECVTDGDTTSLWHIAKAIHKLEFSFGLIPNVRAKGKASVRVADMLNRMQAEEPVNSTDMGVPEINTLIILDRELDMVTPMCTQLTYEGLVDELLHINNGAVEIDASIMGANQQDGKKMKVPLNSTDKLFRETRDLNFEVVVQVLRQKATSMKQDYTEMTTTNQTVSELKDFVKKLNSLPEMTRHINLAQHLSTLTSKPSFLGRLDIEHTIVEAESYDICFEHIEEMIHKQEPLVSVLRLLILLSVTNAGLPKRHFDYLRREILHSYGFEHMSTLNNLEKAGLVKKQEGKSNWLTIKRALNLVVEDTDTTNPKDVSYVFSGYAPLSIRLIQHAIRSGWRPLEEILKLLPGTHTESKRSVFANSPSFDILPGGLHMEKPQDGRRSIVLVVFVGGVTFAEISALRFLSSQEGMAYDIIIGTTKIINGNTLTETFMDN